In one window of Scyliorhinus canicula unplaced genomic scaffold, sScyCan1.1, whole genome shotgun sequence DNA:
- the LOC119959398 gene encoding zinc finger protein 135-like, with the protein MGKPWKCGDCGKEFRSPSGLEIHRRSHTRERTFNCSDCGKSYRNAGGLINHQRVHTREKLFTCSTCGKEFTWESSLTTHQRFHTGEKPYNCSQCGKSFRCSSHLTEHLRVHTGERPFHCSECGQRFTCSSHLTQHKFVHTGERPFVCSVCGKGFIRSTFLLRHQRVHAEEKAFACTECGKSFTRPSSLRDHQQVHIEEKAFICTECGKSFTHACSLQNHQRVHTGEKPFTCAECGKGFALKSQLRSHKLVHTNERPFQCSDCEKSFKSRRDLMKHQRIHSGEKPFICPVCDRGFTDPSNRLKHQRVHM; encoded by the coding sequence ATggggaaaccgtggaaatgtggggactgtgggaaggaattcagatCCCCATCAgggctggaaattcatcgacgtaGTCACACCAGGGAGAGGACTTTcaactgctctgactgtgggaagagctaTAGGAATGCTGGGGGTCTAATTaatcatcaacgtgttcacacgagAGAGAAgctattcacctgctccacctgtggaaAGGAATTCACCTGGGAATCCAGTCTAACGACACACCAGCgatttcacactggagagaaaccgtacaattgctctcagtgtgggaagagcttCCGGTGTTCATCCCACCTCACTGAACATctacgggttcacactggggagagaccattccacTGCTCTGAGTGCGGGCAGAGATTCACTTGCTCTTCCCATCTCACTCAGCACAAATTTGTCCACACTGGTGAGAGGCCGTTTGTCTGCTccgtgtgtggaaagggattcattaGATCAACATTCCTTCTtagacaccagcgtgttcacgctGAAGAGAAGGCATTCGCttgcactgagtgtgggaagagTTTCACTCGTCCATCTAGTCTTCGGgatcaccagcaagttcacattgaAGAGAAAGCATTCAtctgcactgagtgtgggaagagTTTCACTCATGCATGTAGTCTTCAGAATcaccaacgggttcacactggggagaaacccttTACCTGcgctgagtgtgggaagggattcgctttgAAATCGCAGCTTCGGTCACATAAACTTGTTCACACTAATGAGAGACCAtttcaatgttctgactgtgagaagagctttaaaagcagaagggATTTGATGAAACACCAGCGAATCCattctggggagaagccgttcatctgcCCCGTGTGTGATAGAGGATTCACTGATCCATCCAATCGTCTgaaacaccagagagttcacatgtGA